TCCGAGGGCAACAGGTAGCGCTTGGCTTTGAGAAGCCTTCGCTCGATCATCTTGCACGAGGTTTGCGCCTCAAGATGGCGGAGAAAGGGATAGATGTAACTAATCTCGCATCGTCCGGATTGGGCTATGCCAACCTATTATTCATGTCGACAATTTTGCTTGAGCTGCAAGAGGCAAACCAATCAGAGCTCACCCTTCTCTTAGTGGAGGAGCCGGAAGCGCATTTACATCCGCAGCTCCAAGGTGTTCTGCTTGATTTCCTCCTCGAGCAAGCCGAAGAGTCCGTAAAATCGGCGAAAGAGGGACGTCCCGCAGGTCGAATTCAGGTTATCACGACGACTCATTCTCCCAACTTGGCCAGCTCGGTTGGTATCGAAAGGACTGTCGTTATTCGGTCAGCTAAACGCGATAATCTAAGGAGCTCAGTCGCGCTTGCGCTGAAGCAGATAGAATTCGCAAACGACAACGATCGTCGGAAAATCGATCAATACTTGGACGTGACTCGGTCTGATCTCCTGTTTACTCAGAGGGTTATCCTAGTCGAGGGAATTTCTGAGGCAGTGTTGCTCCCCGCGCTTGCTAGGCACTGCGTGTTCGATAGAAGCGACCCTGAACAGTTAAAACGGCTTCGCCGCTTCAACGCCACGCCGATCGTTAATCTTGGATCGGTTGACTTTCGCCCGTATCTGACACTGCTCTTGTATGACTTCGGCGAAGGGATGCATATCGCAGACAAGGTGGTTGTACTTACAGATGAAGACCCAACTCTTGAAGGTTCAGAGGCTAAGAGTTTTAACAGAGCCGAGGAACTCGAGAGCATTGCTACGAAGTTGAAGGCCGAAGACATCCTAACGGTGAAGACAACAGAATATACCTTGGAAGCCACCCTTTTAACCGGTGCGAGTGAGAACGCCCAACTCCTCAGGAAAGCATTCTTACAACAGCACCCGAAGTCACATTGCAAGTGGGATGCAATCCAAGATGCGCAAGAACCAGGCAGGGAGATGTACCGCAGACTTCAATCCAAGAAGGGCGCCGATGGCTTGGATATAAGTAAGGGGCAGTTTGCTCATGACATCGCTCTCGCTATCGCTGAGCCTGGAGTGGTTTTCAAATGTCCAACTCAGCTCAAAGAAACGATCGAGGCAGCAGCTGAAGACTGAGGATGAAGTATGAGTCTCGAGTTCACATCGTCGCAAAAGTCGTTAATCGAGTCGGAGTCTGGCGGCTTCTTTGAGGCATGTCCGGGTGCAGGTAAGACGCAAACCATCGTTGAACGGTTTGCAAGGCGTGCTGACTCGGAAGACTCGCGGTGCGGTACCGCCTTGGTTACCTTTACTAACGCCGCTGCCGAGGAAGTACAGAGGAGATGCGCCCACAAACCCAAACTACTTCAAGCACCGAACTTCGTTGGTACTATCGATAGTTTTATCAATAGGTTTTTGTTACGCCATTCTACAAAGCGGAATACGGCAAAGCTCCTAAGTTTTGGGATTCTTGGAGCAGTTTTGACTCGGCTGATGTGGTGATAAAAGGCCGGTGTCCAGTGCCTTTAGATCACTTTCAATTCGACAATGATCGGGCAAAGCTGCGGAAAAGACACATTCAAGGCTATTCACAGTCTCAAATTTGCGAGTTGGAGTCGCAGGCGTATACCAAATGGACGCAATTTGTTAGGTCAGGGCACCTCGATGCGGACACAGCGAGACTCTTGGCGAGAACAGAGATTGAAGAAAACAAGTACGGAATAGTAGAGCTACTAGCTAAACGATTTGAGGAGGTTATTGTCGACGAAGTTCAAGACTGCAACTCCGTCGATCTTCTGGTACTAAAGTCTCTGAGAGATGCGGGAATTCGTCTTATTTCTGTCGGAGACCTAGACCAGTCCATCTACGAGTTTAGAGGTACCTCGGCGCCAGAAGTTAGCAATTTCTTGCAGTCGACGGATCCTCAGCCCCGTATCGATACAAATTTTCGTAGCTCCCCGGCTATTTGCAAAGTCGTGAATAGTTTACGTGCGGGGTCGACCCGCGACACTTCAGGGGGAGAGGTCTCGACCTACGATGCTCCCGTTCATCTCATCGGTTACCAACATCTCTCGGAGATCGGACCATTGGTCGAGCGAGTGATTGATCAATACCCGGAATTGGAGAAACCGGTATTTCTGGCGCACAGCACAAATAATGCAGCCCTCGCTGCTGGTGGTCGTAGCAAAGGTAAGTCGTCAAAAAATAAAATTGTAGCGCTAGCGAAGGCATCCAGTCTGCTCTTGGACTCTTCTTCGACTTCGGCGAAAAGGACTAAAGCGCTCCGAGAAACCGGAATTTTGCTGCAGCGGCTGAATCCCGACAAGCAGCTGTCTACAGCTGAGGAAGAGGATTATCTTGAGAATCTCAGGCTGAGCAAGAGTTCGTACCATGAACTGTGTTTGAGGCTCGTTGTGACAGTAGGAAATCCTTCAGAGCAGTCCAGCAGCACGTACAGAAAGAAACTTATCCAGGCTGCAGAAGGAGTCGGGATTTCGCTCGATCGTGGCCGTATGAAGACACCAAAGGCCGATGTCTGGCCCTGGGTTGGTACACCGGCAGCCAAGCATCAATATGAGCATTCAACAGTTCACGGTTTCAAAGGGTTGGAGGCAAACTCAGTCGTCCTAGTCATTCCACACGACAGCCGGACGAGAGACACCATTCGTGACTGGAAAGAAGGAAAAGGCTCTGAAGCGAGAAGAGTCCTTTATGTAGGCGCATCGAGGGCTAAACGATTACTCATTCTTGCCGTGCACAAGAAACACAGAGAAGACGTGAAGCAAATCCTAGAGAGAGATGACGTTCCTCTTGCGGTGTCTGGGTAGTTTGCCGCCCATTTGCGTGAAGTGCCCCTAGTTTTGTTCCTAGGCATTTGCCTTGATTTCTATTATTACTTGCGGCGGGTTCTGCTTCCAAAAATCGGTCTCCACTTCGACCGGGGTGGTTGCGTCCACTGGTGTGGTGTATCTGTAACCCGTGGTAAGCCTCGTGCCGGCTCCGATGGTTGTAGATGACTCCCTTTGAACGGCCACGTTGCGGAAGCACGGTGGGCGAGGAAGGGGCATCGGAAAGCGTCTGCTTTAGCCGCAGCCCGCCCTTCGCGCTCACCGACTCAGCGAGAACTGGAGCGGGGGTGCGCCACCGTGAGCGCAAAGGGAGGGGCATGGGCTCCACACCACTGCAAAAAGAACGCCCAGCGAGCCTCTCAGGCTGCACTGGGCGTTGTTTGAAGGTGGAAGCTAGGCCATGACCTTCGTCTTCTTAATCGCCTTCTGGAGGCGCTTGTGATAGTTATCCATGGCGGGGCGCAAGAACAGGCCGAGGATGAGCGCTGGGATGGCGAAGAGGAGGAGCATGCCGAGCTCGCGGAGGATATCGGCCTCGTAAATGCCGGCGATGGCGCTGCGGAATGCGTCGATGCCGTAGGTGGCCGGCAGCCACGGGCTGACATTTTGGAACCACTCTGGAAGCAGCGGCAGGGGATAGGCGCCGCCGGAACCGGAGACTTGGATAACCAAGAGCAGCACCGCGAGGGCCTTGCCCGCGCTATCGAATGTGATAACCAGTGAATAGATTATCAACATAAACACCAGTGTGATTATCCACGAGGCAAAGAGCATCATGAATGGGTGCTCGGGCTCGATCTCCACGAAGAAAATAAGGCTGAGGACCACGAGGGTAGATTGGGCGATGCCGATGAGCCCGAAGGTGATGAAGCGGCCCAAGAAGACTTGGTTCCTGGTGAAGTGATCCTTCTTGTCGAGGTTTTCGTTCTTCTTCAAGTACTTGCGCTCGGCGTTGGTGTGTACCAGCACGCAGGCGAGCAGGGCGCCGACCCACAGCGAGAGCGTGAGGTAGAACGGCGTCATACCAACACCGAAGGCGGCAACCTCGTAGATGGGCTGGCGGTCCACATTGACCGGTGAGGCGATGCGGGAGGCCAGTAGCTCTGGATCATCGCCGATGAGATCGGCGAGCTGGCTGAGATCGCCGCCGTCGCGGATCTCATCGATCTTTTGGCTGAGCTCACCAAAGCGGGCCGCCTGCTGCTGCAGGGTGCCGGATAGGCCGGCGGTCAGATCGCGTGCCCGCACGAGGGCATCGTTGTCATTGGAGATGGTATTGCGGACGCCCGCGATATCGCGCTTGACCGCATCGATATCGTTGGCCACCGTGCCCACGCTATCGCCCAAGGCTGCTAACTGCGGCTTGAGGTTGGAGTTATAGGAGTTGCGGGCGTTTTGTACGGCCTGCTTGGCGCTGGCAATCGCAGCTTGGGTTTGTTGCTTGGACTCTTGGGACTTTCCGCCGTTGTCGATGTTATTGGCCGTAGAGGTCAAGGAATCGTGCAGCGCATTGCTTTGGGCGATGCTGGCATCGAGTTGCCCCATGACGGCCTTATATCCCGCTGCCACAGGGGCGGGAAGATTGACCTTATCGGCTTCTTTTTGGATGCTGTCCTTCACACCTTGGAAAGCAGCGGTTTGCTGTCCCACGCGGTCCGCGGCAGTGCGGAAGGTCTGAGCGGTCTGCGCGGAGGTGGCGCTGGCGTTGTTGAGCAATTCCTCAATCTGCGAGGATAGGGCCTCGTAGCTCTGCGTGGTCGCGGCAAGGGACGCGTCCAAAGAACCAGTGGACTCATCCAGCGTGGATTTGAGGATGTCGATGGGGGACTCGCCGTTGTCATTCGTGGTGCTGGACGCCTGGTTTCCCGCCTCATTCAGGATGTTATTGGCAGCTCGGGTCAGTGGAATGGTGGAATCAACCAGATTACTTAGCGCCATGACCGTGCCTGAGGCCGCATCGAGGCGCGATTGCACCGTGTTGACGCGGTGGTGCACGTTATTGAGCGCAGCTTGGGTTTCACCCTCATCCAAGTACTGGTCCAATGAGGAAATGACACCAAGGCCCACATTGGACACGACGCGGGTGAAGGACTCGTCGATCTTTTCGATCACACCAGTAGCGCTGCGCTGGGTAATCGTGGTCGACAGCGCATTCTTCTTCTCATTGGTATAGAGATTCAGCTTGCTCGGCTCAGTGCCTTCCACATAGAAGGTAAGAAGGTTGGCGCTGAAATCCTTGGGCAAGACGATGCCGGCGTAGTACTCGCCGGACTTGGTGCCCTCAATGGCATCATCGCTATTGGTAAGGACCCAGTTGATCTCGTCGTTGCGGCTGAGCTGGGATAAAACCTCATCGCCTAGGTTGAGCTTGAGCGAAGCTAAGTCGCTTTGGTGGCCCTCGTCCTCACTGGCGACGGCGATTTTGAGCTGTTTGGTATTGGCAAACGGGTCCCAGCTGGCGAGCACGTTAAAGGTGGTAAAAAGCAGCGGGATAATGGCGAGGCCGAAAATGATGACGGCGGTCATTACGTTGCCACGGATGGCCTTGAGGTCATCGCGGAGAATGGTCAGGATGTTGTTCATGACTTATCTCCCTTTCCGGATTCTTCGCCGCCGTCGGCGGGCTTATCTGTAGTATCGCCCTGCGATTGTGGGGTAGAAGATATTTCGGCGTGTTTATCCGATTGCACATCTTCTAACCGATACTGGTTGGGGTTTCGGCGTTGATGCTGAAGGTGCTGCTGGATTTCCTCATCGCTGAGGTCTGCCAGGCGGTTATCGTGCGCGATGCTTTGCTTCACGTATTCCAGCGAACAAATGGTCGCGACCGCAATCAGCGCGACGAGGCACGCGATGCCGAAGAAGATCGCCTTTTGGTCCTGCATGAACCGCGAGCAAATCACGAGTGCGAGCACTAAGGCCAACCCGATGGCGATGGTCAGCTTCATCAGCTGAGAATAGTTCTTCCTGGCCGTCATCCACTTGGTATCCAAGCTCTTTTGGTATCCCTCGCGGTCCGCGGAGGCATACAACAGATCGGTGAAGCGGTAGCGGCTGCCGATGAGGTGGACCTGCTCATTGATGACGAGCCCGCCCTTGGCCAGCTCGTTATTGACCAGCATGGTGACGTTGGACAACCCGCGCCTTAAGAAGGTGCCCATGAGGTAGGCGATAGCCGCCATACCGGTCAGCGCGGCGATATCGCGGATGTAATGGGTGCCGTAGAACCCACCCACGGTCTCGCGCATGGCGTCGATGCCGTAGGTAAAGGGCAAGAAGGGGTGGACGGCGCGGAAGAAGTCCGGCGTCATCTCGATGGGATACAGGCCCGATGCGCCGGGAATTTGGATGAAGGCGAGGACCACCGCGATACCGCGGCCCACGTGGCCAAATGTCGAGACCAAGCCATAGGTAATGCTGAGGTAGCACAGGCTGATGAATACGGAGGTAAGGACATAGGCGGTGGCGCTGACGTGCTCCACGCCAATGACCAAGTTACCGATGGACACGATTAGTGCCTGGGCAATGGCGAAAAAGCCGAGGAGCAAGAAGCGCGCGAAATACGCCTTATTGATGGTCAGATCCCGGCGGCCCTGTGGGTCAACCTCGGCGCGGAAAATGATCAGGAGCATGAAGGCACCGATCCACAGCGTGAGGTTGATAAACAGCGAGGACATGCCGGAGCCGTAGTGGGTAACGGGGAAGACCGCGTGGCTTTCCATCTCTGCGGGCGAGGAGAGGAAGGAAGATACGTGGTCCGTATCAAGGCCATTGACGGACTTCAGCACGGTGTTATTAGTGGCCGTGTTGCTCAAGGCAATGACATCGGTCCGCGCGGAACGCAGGCCTTCCTCGACGCGATCCAGGTCGACCGAGAAGCGCTTTACCACTTCTTGGGCGTGGGTCAGCTGCTCGTCGACGCCCCCGAGAAGCCCGTCCGTTTGCCCAACCAGCGCCTTCTGGCTGTTAAGCGAGGCGGATAGGCGTCCGGCGGTAGCGGAGACATTAGAAAGCGCGGAATTGAGCTTAGGCAGGCCGTTGGCCACGTTATCGCGGAGTCCATGGGAATCATCGCGCGCTTGGGCGGCCATGGAATTGAGCAATTCTGAGGTCTTATTCAGCGAATCCAGGGTGGCATTGGTATCGCTATTGAGGGAATCAAGCTCACCTAGCACCGCGCGGTTTTGGTTATTGCGGTCGCGCAGCTCAGAGACCGACTGGTTGATCTGCTGGGATACCTCTGGGGGAAGGGCCGGCAGGGCAGTGACACCGGCCAATTGGTCGATGGCCTTATCGGCTTGACCGAGAATGCCCTGTGCGCCGTCGGTGGCGGCGTCGACGCGGTTAAGGGCGCCGTTTAACTTCCCTGTGACAGAACCGATATTGGCATTGGCGTTCGCGGTGCCATCGGCAAGCGCAGTCGTGCCTTGGATATAAGCGGCGGTGGCATCGTCAGCGAAGGAGGTTACTTCCTTTTGCACCTCGTCGGTCAAGGCGGTGACCTGGTTTAAGGCCTGCTGCGCGTCATCGATCGTGGTCTGCACGGAGCCTAGGGACTTGCGCGCCTGCGCGATGGTGGGGCGGGCATCGTCGATAGTGGCCGTGACATCCGTGAGGGAATTGCGGGAATTGGCCACGGTATCGGCGGTCTCTGAGAAGGAATTCGCGGTATTGCCCGCGGTGCTATTGATCTTATCGCTGAGATCGCCGCCGGAATTCCTCAACTCGGTGGCTACAGATTTCGCGACATTTTCATTAAACGTGGCGCTAATCGTGGTTTCGAGAGTAGAAGAACCGGAGTCAGTGACTTTGGGGGCAATGGCATTGATCTTCTCATTGACCTGATACTCCAAGGTGGGTTGAGAGTACGTGCCCTCGAAGAGGCTGACAAAGTCAGAAGAAAAATCCTCCGGGACGATGATGGAGGCAAAAACATCGCCGGATTTCACCGCGTGCTCGGCTTCGCCGCGGTCCATAAACTGCCAGCCGAGTTTGTCGTTGTTGTGCAGCTTTTCCATCATCTGCCCGCCGACGTCAATATCGCCGGTGAGATCTGACGAGGCACCCTTGTCCTCATTCACCACGGCTACCTTGAGGTGTTCGGTATTGCCATAGGGATCCCAAAAACCGGAGACGTTGACCCAAGAGTATAAGGCAGGGGTAATCATCAAACCGATGAGAATCACCCAGACTTGCGGCGTCCGCCACAGGCGGACGAAGTCTTGGAGAAAAAGCTTCCAACTAGTAATCACTCGAAAGACCGTAGCACCGAAACGGTGTTAACTAATAGTCAAGCAGGCAGATTCCGCGAAATTGATAGCTTGGTTACCTCTCAGTCACCGTGCTTTGCGCATCAATGCG
The window above is part of the Corynebacterium accolens genome. Proteins encoded here:
- a CDS encoding ATP-dependent nuclease → MLTDADAAKGMWLESARIKGFRSCEKTEVEFCPDLTLLVGENNAGKSNIIDALRLATAPLSGRRTRFFEIDDPSFGAGVNPDIELVYTEGDEFQQALFIGALDLQSKKIHHHVRYFSPTDRYPRGRTERLAGLVASPDPESEVRSKINHVYLEPLRDAKRELDSANGRRLGSVLRYLLDEKEREEFLQSAHTATEQLSGSGAIQGVSKKIQEHLSSLTDAVRGQQVALGFEKPSLDHLARGLRLKMAEKGIDVTNLASSGLGYANLLFMSTILLELQEANQSELTLLLVEEPEAHLHPQLQGVLLDFLLEQAEESVKSAKEGRPAGRIQVITTTHSPNLASSVGIERTVVIRSAKRDNLRSSVALALKQIEFANDNDRRKIDQYLDVTRSDLLFTQRVILVEGISEAVLLPALARHCVFDRSDPEQLKRLRRFNATPIVNLGSVDFRPYLTLLLYDFGEGMHIADKVVVLTDEDPTLEGSEAKSFNRAEELESIATKLKAEDILTVKTTEYTLEATLLTGASENAQLLRKAFLQQHPKSHCKWDAIQDAQEPGREMYRRLQSKKGADGLDISKGQFAHDIALAIAEPGVVFKCPTQLKETIEAAAED
- a CDS encoding UvrD-helicase domain-containing protein produces the protein MSLEFTSSQKSLIESESGGFFEACPGAGKTQTIVERFARRADSEDSRCGTALVTFTNAAAEEVQRRCAHKPKLLQAPNFVGTIDSFINRFLLRHSTKRNTAKLLSFGILGAVLTRLMW
- a CDS encoding UvrD-helicase domain-containing protein — its product is MPLDHFQFDNDRAKLRKRHIQGYSQSQICELESQAYTKWTQFVRSGHLDADTARLLARTEIEENKYGIVELLAKRFEEVIVDEVQDCNSVDLLVLKSLRDAGIRLISVGDLDQSIYEFRGTSAPEVSNFLQSTDPQPRIDTNFRSSPAICKVVNSLRAGSTRDTSGGEVSTYDAPVHLIGYQHLSEIGPLVERVIDQYPELEKPVFLAHSTNNAALAAGGRSKGKSSKNKIVALAKASSLLLDSSSTSAKRTKALRETGILLQRLNPDKQLSTAEEEDYLENLRLSKSSYHELCLRLVVTVGNPSEQSSSTYRKKLIQAAEGVGISLDRGRMKTPKADVWPWVGTPAAKHQYEHSTVHGFKGLEANSVVLVIPHDSRTRDTIRDWKEGKGSEARRVLYVGASRAKRLLILAVHKKHREDVKQILERDDVPLAVSG
- a CDS encoding YhgE/Pip domain-containing protein: MNNILTILRDDLKAIRGNVMTAVIIFGLAIIPLLFTTFNVLASWDPFANTKQLKIAVASEDEGHQSDLASLKLNLGDEVLSQLSRNDEINWVLTNSDDAIEGTKSGEYYAGIVLPKDFSANLLTFYVEGTEPSKLNLYTNEKKNALSTTITQRSATGVIEKIDESFTRVVSNVGLGVISSLDQYLDEGETQAALNNVHHRVNTVQSRLDAASGTVMALSNLVDSTIPLTRAANNILNEAGNQASSTTNDNGESPIDILKSTLDESTGSLDASLAATTQSYEALSSQIEELLNNASATSAQTAQTFRTAADRVGQQTAAFQGVKDSIQKEADKVNLPAPVAAGYKAVMGQLDASIAQSNALHDSLTSTANNIDNGGKSQESKQQTQAAIASAKQAVQNARNSYNSNLKPQLAALGDSVGTVANDIDAVKRDIAGVRNTISNDNDALVRARDLTAGLSGTLQQQAARFGELSQKIDEIRDGGDLSQLADLIGDDPELLASRIASPVNVDRQPIYEVAAFGVGMTPFYLTLSLWVGALLACVLVHTNAERKYLKKNENLDKKDHFTRNQVFLGRFITFGLIGIAQSTLVVLSLIFFVEIEPEHPFMMLFASWIITLVFMLIIYSLVITFDSAGKALAVLLLVIQVSGSGGAYPLPLLPEWFQNVSPWLPATYGIDAFRSAIAGIYEADILRELGMLLLFAIPALILGLFLRPAMDNYHKRLQKAIKKTKVMA
- a CDS encoding YhgE/Pip domain-containing protein, with amino-acid sequence MITSWKLFLQDFVRLWRTPQVWVILIGLMITPALYSWVNVSGFWDPYGNTEHLKVAVVNEDKGASSDLTGDIDVGGQMMEKLHNNDKLGWQFMDRGEAEHAVKSGDVFASIIVPEDFSSDFVSLFEGTYSQPTLEYQVNEKINAIAPKVTDSGSSTLETTISATFNENVAKSVATELRNSGGDLSDKINSTAGNTANSFSETADTVANSRNSLTDVTATIDDARPTIAQARKSLGSVQTTIDDAQQALNQVTALTDEVQKEVTSFADDATAAYIQGTTALADGTANANANIGSVTGKLNGALNRVDAATDGAQGILGQADKAIDQLAGVTALPALPPEVSQQINQSVSELRDRNNQNRAVLGELDSLNSDTNATLDSLNKTSELLNSMAAQARDDSHGLRDNVANGLPKLNSALSNVSATAGRLSASLNSQKALVGQTDGLLGGVDEQLTHAQEVVKRFSVDLDRVEEGLRSARTDVIALSNTATNNTVLKSVNGLDTDHVSSFLSSPAEMESHAVFPVTHYGSGMSSLFINLTLWIGAFMLLIIFRAEVDPQGRRDLTINKAYFARFLLLGFFAIAQALIVSIGNLVIGVEHVSATAYVLTSVFISLCYLSITYGLVSTFGHVGRGIAVVLAFIQIPGASGLYPIEMTPDFFRAVHPFLPFTYGIDAMRETVGGFYGTHYIRDIAALTGMAAIAYLMGTFLRRGLSNVTMLVNNELAKGGLVINEQVHLIGSRYRFTDLLYASADREGYQKSLDTKWMTARKNYSQLMKLTIAIGLALVLALVICSRFMQDQKAIFFGIACLVALIAVATICSLEYVKQSIAHDNRLADLSDEEIQQHLQHQRRNPNQYRLEDVQSDKHAEISSTPQSQGDTTDKPADGGEESGKGDKS